A stretch of Coccidioides posadasii str. Silveira chromosome 2, complete sequence DNA encodes these proteins:
- a CDS encoding uncharacterized protein (EggNog:ENOG410PICX~COG:C) codes for MANNTVPLIVDNKDVVTSTAFDVNSPGTGKVIYQCSSATVDDATRAVDSAHTAFKSWSKTKPAVRQDIMLKAAEIYLRRKDELIGYCAEETGASGPFPEITFGIGYQMFKDVAGRAANIEGVVPQVLEDGQSAIVYKVPYGVILSIVPWNAPFPLGLRAILLPLMAGNTVVLKASELSPKTFWGIADVLREAGLPAGCLNVVYHRPADAAEITTALIAHPAVRKINFTGSTVVGSIIASTAGKYIKPVLLELGGKASSIVLDDADLDKAATQCILGAFLNSGQVCMSTERIIVQQAVAVKFRSALVETMKNMYHDDAPSPILINATPVAKNKKLISDAVSQGAGIVHGDLHREESSATRMKPVIIENVTPDMDIHATESFGPTVSLFVVDTEEEAIALANDTEYGLTSAVFTTNLGRGLRVAKQIESGAVHINSLTIHDEPALPHGGMKKSGFGRFGGISGLNEFLTTKSVTWMDI; via the exons ATGGCGAACAACACGGTCCCCCTCATCGTGGACAACAAGGACGTCGTCACATCAACAGCATTCGATGTGAATAGCCCAGGCACAGGCAAGGTTATCTATCAATGCAGCAGCGCCACCGTAGACGATGCGACTCGCGCAGTAGACTCCGCTCACACTGCATTCAAGAGCTGGTCCAAGACAAAGCCAGCTGTCCGCCAGGACATCATGCTCAAGGCCGCTGAGATCTATCTTCGACGCAAAGATGAATTGATCGGCTACTGTGCCGAAGAGACCGGTGCTTCGGGCCCTTTTCCGGAGATTACGTTTGGAATTGGCTACCAGATGTTCAAGGACGTGGCCGGAAGAGCTGCCAACATCGAAGGCGTTGTTCCACAGGTGTTGGAGGATGGACAGAGTGCGATAGTTTACAAAGTGCCTTATGGTGTGATTCTAAGCATTGTGCCCTG GAATGCTCCTTTCCCACTGGGTTTGCGCGCCATTCTCCTCCCACTGATGGCTGGTAACACAGTAGTTCTGAAAGCCTCGGAGCTGTCTCCAAAGACGTTTTGGGGTATTGCAGATGTACTCCGTGAGGCTGGCTTGCCAGCCGGATGTCTCAATGTAGTCTATCATCGCCCTGCCGATGCTGCTGAGATCACAACGGCTTTGATCGCTCATCCAGCTGTCCGCAAGATTAATTTCACAGGAAGCACAGTCGTAGGCAGCATTATCGCTTCGACTGCCGGAAAATACATCAAACCAGTTCTGCTGGAGCTCGGTGGCAAAGCAAGCTCCATTGTGCTCGACGACGCAGATCTCGACAAGGCTGCCACGCAGTGCATCCTCGGAGCCTTCTTGAAC TCTGGTCAAGTCTGCATGTCCACTGAACGTATCATTGTTCAACAAGCCGTTGCAGTGAAATTCCGTTCTGCCCTCGTAGAGACCATGAAAAACATGTACCACGACGACGCCCCGTCGCCAATTCTAATCAATGCGACTCCGGTGGCAAAGAATAAGAAGCTCATTTCCGATGCAGTATCTCAGGGAGCAGGTATCGTCCACGGAGACCTTCACCGAGAGGAGTCCTCAGCCACAAGAATGAAGCCTGTTATCATTGAGAACGTCACTCCAGACATGGATATACATGCGACTGAATCTTTCGGCCCTACCGTTTCGCTGTTTGTCGTTGACACAGAGGAGGAAGCGATCGCGCTGGCCAACGACACAGAATATGGTCTTACCTCGGCAGTATTCACGACCAACTTAGGGAGAGGATTGCGTGTGGCTAAACAGATCGAATCGGG AGCGGTTCATATCAATTCACTTACCATACACGACGAGCCCGCTCTTCCACATGGCGGTATGAAGAAGAGTGGCTTTGGTCGTTTCGGCGGCATAAGTGGCCTCAACGAGTTCTTGACCACAAAGTCTGTGACATGGATGGATATTTAG
- a CDS encoding uncharacterized protein (SECRETED:SignalP(1-17)~EggNog:ENOG410PU6E~COG:S~BUSCO:16248at33183): MKFTAIVLSALVAVASAIRQPDYSQPPKGNAISKPGLDEQVVAGEEYTITWDADSPGPISIQLLRGPSENVKPIAVITASTENTGSFKWTPSITLENDVTHYGLLIVDQSTGQYQWSTQFGIKNDHHEQPAPSVTRTLIEPPPVVTLTTTICDETTAPYPTGTAPGTVSSSVPTAPTSYRATPTPSPSSPPFEGAAGRNAFSFGGAILAVAAVLAF, from the coding sequence ATGAAGTTCACTGCTATCGTCCTTTCCGCCCTCGTGGCCGTTGCCTCTGCCATCAGGCAACCAGACTACAGCCAGCCCCCAAAGGGCAATGCCATCTCTAAGCCTGGCTTGGACGAGCAGGTCGTCGCTGGTGAGGAATACACCATCACCTGGGACGCAGACAGCCCAGGACCTATCTCCATCCAGCTGCTCCGTGGCCCCAGCGAGAACGTCAAGCCCATCGCTGTCATCACCGCTTCCACCGAAAACACCGGCTCCTTCAAATGGACTCCCTCCATCACTCTCGAGAACGACGTGACCCACTATGGCCTCCTCATCGTCGATCAGTCCACCGGTCAGTACCAATGGTCCACCCAGTTCGGCATCAAGAACGACCACCATGAGCAGCCCGCCCCGTCCGTCACTCGCACCCTCATCGAGCCTCCTCCCGTCGTCACTCTCACCACCACGATTTGCGACGAGACCACCGCTCCGTACCCCACCGGCACTGCCCCAGGCACTGTTTCCTCCTCTGTGCCAACTGCTCCCACCAGCTACCGCGCCACGCCCACTCCATCTCCATCCTCTCCACCATTCGAGGGTGCTGCTGGCCGCAACGCCTTCAGCTTCGGAGGCGCAATCCTCGCCGTTGCTGCCGTCCTGGCTTTCTAA
- a CDS encoding uncharacterized protein (EggNog:ENOG410PN3Q~COG:S~BUSCO:14043at33183), which translates to MKIPYAPNPPQTSNDEEKAILQRVLDRRGEAGLLPLDLALLHSFPVADGWNTFLGAIRTRTSLPVDIREITICRVATLNEAWFEWKHHAPFLAGVGFTEGMMEMIKDAKTPTDAELGALFSRKQAAVFRYTEAMTRTVKVPDAIFAEMKGLFSEKEIVEITATAAAYNCVSRVLVALDVGEMNK; encoded by the coding sequence ATGAAGATCCCATACGCACCAAACCCCCCTCAAACATCCAACGACGAGGAAAAAGCCATCCTCCAACGAGTCCTTGATCGGCGAGGTGAAGCCGGCCTACTCCCTCTCGACCTTGCTCTTCTCCATTCGTTCCCTGTCGCCGATGGCTGGAACACCTTCCTCGGCGCGATCCGAACCCGAACCTCGCTACCGGTCGACATCCGCGAGATAACCATCTGCCGAGTCGCAACGCTCAACGAAGCATGGTTTGAATGGAAGCATCACGCGCCGTTCTTGGCGGGAGTGGGCTTTACCGAAGGGATGATGGAGATGATCAAGGACGCGAAGACGCCTACGGATGCCGAGCTTGGGGCTTTGTTTAGTCGGAAACAAGCGGCGGTGTTTCGATACACGGAGGCCATGACAAGGACGGTGAAGGTGCCGGATGCAATTTTCGCGGAGATGAAAGGCTTGTTCAGCGAGAAGGAGATTGTGGAGATCACAGCTACTGCTGCTGCGTACAATTGCGTGAGCCGCGTCCTGGTTGCATTGGATGTCGGGGAGATGAACAAATGA
- a CDS encoding uncharacterized protein (EggNog:ENOG410Q5DM) has protein sequence MASQHRRQSSCEDVLDLPGRAHVPLQSHHCHQAFFEGLINYSSLAPLTVDERSRAQGALDRIINHLANHSGTKGGYTRHLLVRHTYDYSQSELSKDTFLRVFFNVMGLDISSDEDINMDDDQMPSKFIDFADVLLEQFFFPLKAGGKITPQPSPAHLSAIQSVQSPHEIVGTSERVSYLRALCLIRDHHRCVISRAFDSQQAITRMMQHGSNARDDDGKLFEDNEILRFLEVAHIIPHSLVQGNENSELSDTKKMTLMILNMLDCDVIHLIEGTHIDSPRNAISLTIDFHKYFGNFDIYFEPIANQEHTYRIDSFLPPIFTASLGLPVTRKLLLSEGRVMDAPLPKLLALHQAIAHILHLSGAGEYIDRILRDFEETGVQEDGSTDLGRIVNLRLGGWLDGAVEAH, from the exons ATGGCGTCCCAGCATCGCCGCCAGTCATCCTGTGAGGATGTTCTTGATCTACCCGGCCGCGCTCATGTTCCATTGCAGTCTCACCACTGCCATCAGGCATTCTTTGAGGGCCTTATCAACTATTCGTCACTGGCGCCCTTGACTGTGGATGAACGCTCTCGCGCCCAAGGGGCATTGGACAGGATTATCAATCATCTTGCCAATCACAGTGGTACCAAGGGTGGATATACTCGCCATTTACTTGTCCGTCATACCTATGACTATTCGCAGTCTGAGCTGTCCAAGGATACATTCTTGCGAGTTTTCTTCAATGTTATGGGGCTAGATATCAGCAGTGATGAAGATATCAACATGGATGATGATCAGATGCCTTCAAAATTCATTGATTTTGCAGACGTACTTCTCGAGCAGTTCTTCTTCCCAT TGAAAGCAGGTGGGAAAATTACTCCACAGCCCTCTCCTGCACATCTTTCAGCAATCCAAAGTGTACAATCACCACATGAGATTGTTGGCACCTCAGAGCGAGTATCATACCTTCGGGCTCTTTGCCTCATTCGTGACCACCATCGTTGTGTGATCTCGCGAGCTTTTGACTCGCAACAGGCGATAACACGAATGATGCAGCATGGTTCAAATGCTCGAGATGATGATGGGAAACTGTTTGAAGACAATGAAATATTAAGGTTCCTGGAAGTGGCTCACATAATTCCCCATTCCCTAGTACAAGGAAATGAGAATTCCGAGCTG AGTGATACCAAAAAGATGACGCTTATGATTCTTAACATGCTCGACTGTGATGTGATTCATCTCATTGAGGGTACGCACATTGATAGCCCACGCAATGCTATCAGCCTGACTATTGATTTCCACAAATACTTTGGCAACTTCGACATATACTTTGAACCTATTGCCAACCAAGAGCATACTTACCGCATTGACAGTTTCCTCCCTCCCATCTTTACAGCGAGTCTGGGACTTCCTGTTACTCGCAAGCTCCTTCTCAGCGAAGGAAGGGTGATGGATGCTCCGTTGCCCAAGCTACTTGCCCTACACCAGGCCATTGCTCATATCCTTCACTTGTCAGGGGCGGGTGAATATATTGATAGAATACTCCGGGACTTTGAGGAAACCGGTGTGCAAGAGGATGGGTCAACAGACCTGGGACGTATTGTGAACCTGAGACTTGGTGGTTGGCTAGATGGTGCCGTTGAAGCTCACTAA
- a CDS encoding uncharacterized protein (EggNog:ENOG410PU3T~COG:S) → MAQGAIKKAKPAASSTAKRPAALGPKKGARAIAPKKAALVKQKKLSKKLSAGLTAKMEQNLAEKAGHLELLRGGKKSAKSDKRAEKGAGNKK, encoded by the exons ATGGCGCAGGGGGCGATCAAGAAGGCGAAACCGGCGGCGTCCTCCACCGCCAAAAG GCCGGCGGCTCTCGGACCCAAAAAGGGCGCCCGGGCAATTGCGCCGAAGAAGGCGGCTCTCGTCAAGCAGAAGAAACTGAGCAAG AAACTCTCCGCCGGTCTAACCGCAAAAATGGAACAGAACCTTGCTGAGAAAGCCGGCCACCTGGAGTTGCTCCGTGGAGGCAAGAAGAGTGCTAAATCCGACAAACGGGCCGAGAAAGGAGCAGGAAACAAGAAATGA
- a CDS encoding uncharacterized protein (EggNog:ENOG410PUK4~TransMembrane:1 (o835-853i)~BUSCO:1961at33183) encodes MDSSVLPDPDTPLSSSASAAALRDNQHQQQRPPSSQRRSSVLALNRSPRTPPSPRPRESPFNRQNRRLQLRNAGFRGGVLLPTFRPVSPQLATWRSFSGGSERHGSQEDSSVVDFGSRRRWSDDVQSSASQKRRNSILQEIGNSTQRRASHSPRPLLSTLFDELEKENLIVSESVPRAPFDNPRPKTPLLEPFSPDEAMKPSPRPSSNTPNIPSLRYDGRQKRQTASSRVVSRGTTRYIEHLEAQLAASLSRTDSDDPSALNSYASKYKTLSSEHRLLKQELAEWEERFEARIKEEIGVMVDRESQLRSKVRALERELETKDNKIRELEWEAEMDHQRLRSLEAVNSTNRSLERRVDVLTELLAQSPSKSEQDARTNIGLGSIPPDDEPVRRTPRPRSMFSRIPLSPVRRQLFQPLVVPESESNDADGGVVRHDEVPELDVSYTEAVAEERPVSELGSLDSGLGDSCSVVSTRPYGSQRSSTISHSSGSSMCGTSFPLPLDLPRRHRRMRRFPSGSCTLKPLILPATSSLLSPTSPSCHYDSVEHSATHLRTYSANEWHSPSNFVQVHEDTLDALEGNTHQYQSFEDAISGHALSDVSDVPYEDDVFGDGPDADCFPNGHLHPPGLFDTPIRHPHSDLDPSKKPFAHDAHSPAGMTVHGGSSRKKRRLRNREYSPGPEVTPLIARHFSARKPSADLDLAINSTIGHSHWFRDIISGSIVLAKRILFNSWHSNWKKIGRLPWWVLGLILGVQRRDGWFKRSVLAHAAWTPVDSSSAETNPLGRVDHTRAGTNATTQSPARTRLSVQESKKRSNTDSSNPNCDEVADTSVTRLAPPFHLWAKFSLAIALAIGLAIRDGPASLMCPCAAEQDSEINTRSPSGEPFKDAPLIQEVIAKQTNFRSHNTDTCD; translated from the coding sequence ATGGACAGCAGTGTCCTTCCCGATCCCGACACCCctttatcttcttctgccTCCGCCGCAGCCCTCCGTGACAACCAGCACCAACAACAAAGACCACCCTCCTCCCAGCGACGCAGCTCCGTTCTCGCCCTCAACCGCTCGCCGCGCACGCCTCCCAGCCCGCGCCCGCGCGAGTCCCCCTTCAATCGACAGAATCGGCGCCTACAGCTACGCAATGCTGGTTTTCGCGGCGGCGTCCTCCTTCCTACCTTTCGACCGGTAAGCCCTCAACTCGCCACCTGGAGAAGCTTTTCGGGGGGCTCAGAGCGCCACGGTAGCCAAGAGGACAGCAGTGTTGTGGACTTCGGAAGTCGACGCCGATGGAGTGATGACGTCCAGTCTAGTGCTTCACagaagagaagaaacagTATCCTACAGGAGATTGGAAACTCTACCCAACGGCGAGCGTCGCATTCTCCGCGTCCCCTCCTCTCTACGCTCTTTGATGAATTGGAGAAGGAGAATCTGATCGTCTCCGAGTCCGTGCCCCGCGCTCCCTTCGATAACCCTCGGCCAAAGACACCCCTGTTGGAGCCATTCTCCCCGGACGAAGCCATGAAACCAAGCCCCCGACCGTCCTCTAATACTCCCAACATCCCCTCCCTAAGATATGATGGCCGACAAAAGCGGCAAACTGCCTCTTCCCGGGTTGTCAGTCGCGGAACAACCCGATACATCGAGCATCTGGAGGCCCAGCTGGCGGCCTCGCTGAGCCGTACCGATTCCGACGATCCGTCGGCGTTGAATAGCTATGCATCAAAGTACAAGACCTTGAGTTCTGAACATAGATTATTGAAGCAGGAGCTTGCAGAGTGGGAGGAACGATTCGAAGCCCGAATAAAAGAGGAAATCGGCGTGATGGTCGATCGAGAGTCCCAGTTGCGTTCAAAAGTACGTGCTTTGGAGAGGGAGCTGGAGACCAAGGATAACAAGATCCGGGAACTCGAATGGGAGGCGGAGATGGACCATCAGCGGCTGCGAAGCCTAGAAGCTGTTAATTCAACCAACCGAAGCCTTGAGAGAAGGGTTGACGTGTTGACGGAGCTGCTTGCGCAGTCGCCATCAAAGTCAGAACAGGATGCTAGGACAAACATCGGACTCGGGTCCATCCCCCCAGACGACGAACCGGTTCGGCGGACACCTAGACCCAGGTCGATGTTTTCCAGAATACCCCTGTCCCCCGTCCGGCGACAGCTCTTCCAACCATTGGTGGTCCCCGAGTCGGAGTCCAACGACGCTGATGGTGGTGTAGTCCGCCACGACGAAGTTCCCGAGCTCGACGTCAGCTATACAGAGGCAGTGGCAGAGGAAAGGCCAGTCTCCGAACTGGGATCTCTAGATTCTGGCTTGGGAGATTCGTGTTCAGTAGTGTCCACTCGGCCATACGGCTCTCAGAGATCGTCGACAATCTCTCACTCGTCCGGTTCCTCAATGTGCGGAACCTCTTTCCCCTTACCTCTCGACCTTCCACGCCGGCATCGAAGGATGCGACGATTTCCCTCGGGATCTTGTACATTGAAGCCGCTGATACTGCCTGCCActtcttctttgttgtcacCAACAAGTCCAAGCTGTCATTATGACAGTGTCGAACATTCCGCGACTCACCTACGTACCTATTCAGCCAATGAATGGCATAGTCCTTCAAACTTTGTTCAGGTCCATGAAGACACGCTAGATGCTCTCGAAGGAAATACCCATCAGTATCAATCCTTTGAGGACGCCATTTCCGGCCACGCGTTGTCCGACGTTTCCGATGTCCCGTACGAGGATGACGTTTTTGGTGATGGACCTGACGCAGATTGTTTCCCCAACGGACACTTACATCCACCAGGGCTTTTCGACACGCCCATTCGCCACCCTCACTCCGACCTCGACCCTTCAAAAAAGCCATTTGCCCATGATGCACACTCTCCCGCGGGCATGACCGTCCACGGCGGATCTTCCCGCAAGAAGAGACGCCTCCGGAACCGAGAGTACTCGCCCGGTCCCGAGGTTACGCCACTCATAGCGAGGCATTTCAGTGCCCGCAAACCTAGTGCGGATCTGGATCTTGCTATCAACAGCACCATCGGCCATTCTCATTGGTTCCGTGACATTATTTCAGGCTCAATCGTGCTGGCGAAGCGTATCCTATTCAATTCATGGCACTCGAATTGGAAAAAAATCGGAAGGCTTCCCTGGTGGGTTCTCGGGTTGATTCTGGGTGTGCAAAGGAGAGATGGGTGGTTTAAACGTTCTGTGCTTGCGCACGCTGCTTGGACGCCGGTGGATAGTAGTTCAGCAGAAACAAACCCCCTAGGACGTGTTGATCATACCCGCGCTGGTACAAACGCGACCACTCAAAGTCCCGCGAGGACAAGACTGTCCGTCCAAGAATCAAAGAAGCGATCGAATACCGATTCTTCCAACCCAAATTGCGATGAGGTTGCTGACACGTCCGTCACCCGGCTTGCCCCCCCTTTCCACTTGTGGGCGAAATTCTCGCTCGCGATTGCGCTGGCAATTGGACTAGCCATTAGGGACGGGCCAGCATCGCTGATGTGCCCGTGTGCCGCGGAACAGGATTCCGAGATTAACACGCGATCTCCTTCGGGTGAACCTTTCAAGGATGCTCCCCTGATACAAGAAGTCATTGCGAAACAGACCAATTTCCGCTCTCATAATACCGACACTTGCGACTGA
- a CDS encoding uncharacterized protein (EggNog:ENOG410PK81), with protein MTVVKDTQMQDPDLMDQWNQSRAGTFPDFKQDQNSNFEVRKADLVIQPLKAAACLEDPPVVIDNWPLPLNHGVSRPVGHPAFEQPITKLPEYSCTEFQNYGQPSCVSQWESDTSHTEPPFHSARFQPTAPYCFGSMTPFSDTDSLLQDQLHISDIHCLESSKLPPKLKGDTPQHPQTPWPVSTDMENLRVSLNTQYTPGFELAIDRVEDHATTQSFSSISIDGLFHRGSTASKVTAENTQSLRVNPPVPGTETPDTMDIRLNSGLQPSEFESCSPIGSLGGLSNDRRQLCVSGGLWTTQAKPALQVRQISCGQATGVTVLKGSSHSGKRKSLIAAVQHRTSSMRPKVSEREERRGDGTSIRSGPKHRLPFQIVQEDGRGGSLSCSSQVFPIARARRQGPLSADGRRDAALRRKDKSVCIWCRLSKKKCSGENPCTACLEQAKSVIVEQPCVRADFFQIVESGTCNYISQRAVNHLTLDGSSRRRMELPSAFDMDHFVSQLEKRQGEFNIRVQQAWRTLFVLDLREVHIYLKTSQGKQKGGLCDLRDFIDNHILKFNNWQRCVKECNPIQDVLSLLSQWNNMPSRASYYFAFHSDNIPDCLMNIEDPNDQIEILLAAQLSRIFCRKLEVDGYRALQCILNKNKWDDTPYDSFLKFVLQLGRILVSLRWRVSWWELLGDGGLKPDINKERYEDRVRNLCKVLYFYYTSVKLKLPSWMAPDQLDGVWSTYADANKVWDDFPSMATAEGFEAWMARGKQLIKEAGVRNGIPSI; from the exons ATGACGGTTGTGAAAGATACGCAGATGCAGGATCCAGATCTAATGGATCAATGGAACCAATCGAGAGCGGGGACATTTCCCGACTTTAAACAGGATCAAAATAGCAACTTCGAAGTGCGAAAGGCAGACCTAGTGATACAACCTTTGAAAGCTGCGGCCTGTTTGGAAGATCCTCCAGTGGTCATAGACAATTGGCCACTCCCCCTAAATCACGG CGTCTCCAGACCGGTCGGCCATCCAGCCTTCGAACAACCTATAACAAAACTCCCCGAGTACTCGTGCACTGAATTCCAGAACTACGGGCAACCATCATGCGTATCCCAATGGGAGTCTGATACGAGCCATACTGAGCCACCGTTCCACTCTGCGCGATTTCAGCCAACAGCACCCTATTGCTTCGGGTCCATGACCCCCTTCTCGGACACTGATTCTCTATTACAGGATCAATTGCATATATCTGATATTCATTGCCTTGAAAGCTCCAAACTACCACCTAAGCTCAAAGGCGATACTCCTCAACATCCTCAGACCCCGTGGCCTGTGAGCACAGATATGGAAAATCTGCGTGTATCTTTAAATACGCAGTATACGCCCGGATTCGAACTTGCAATCGATAGAGTAGAGGATCACGCGACCACCCAGTCCTTCTCATCCATATCAATAGATGGCCTTTTTCATCGAGGATCAACAGCAAGCAAAGTTACGGCCGAGAATACACAGAGTTTAAGGGTCAACCCTCCTGTTCCGGGCACTGAAACCCCTGATACAATGGATATAAGGTTGAATTCTGGCCTCCAACCCTCCGAGTTTGAATCATGTAGCCCAATTGGTTCATTGGGTGGTTTGTCAAATGACCGACGACAGTTATGTGTTTCAGGTGGATTATGGACTACCCAGGCGAAGCCAGCTCTACAAGTGCGTCAAATTTCTTGTGGGCAGGCAACGGGAGTAACTGTGTTGAAAGGTTCATCGCATTCCGGCAAACGGAAATCACTTATCGCCGCTGTGCAACATAGGACGTCCAGCATGCGACCGAAAGTCTCCGAGAGAGAGGAAAGGAGAGGTGATGGAACCAGCATAAGAAGTGGACCAAAACATCGACTCCCTTTTCAAATAGTCCAGGAAGATGGGAGAGGAGGCTCACTTTCGTGTTCGTCACAAGTATTTCCAATTGCCAGGGCTCGTCGACAAGGGCCGTTATCCGCCGACGGAAGACGCGATGCGGCGCTTAGGAGAAAGGATAAAAGTGTGTGCATTTGGTGTCGCTTGTCCAAGAAAAAG TGTTCTGGTGAAAACCCTTGCACGGCATGCCTTGAGCAAGCAAAGTCCGTAATCGTCGAGCAGCCGTGCGTGCGTGCGGACTTTTTCCAGATTGTAGAGTCCGGGACATGCAATTATATCT CACAACGAGCGGTGAACCACCTCACTCTCGATGGTTCATCGAGGCGCCGCATGGAGCTACCATCCGCTTTTGATATGGATCATTTTGTTTCCCAGCTCGAGAAGCGGCAAGGGGAATTCAACATCCGTGTTCAACAGGCTTGGAGAACCCTCTTTGTCTTGGACCTAAGGGAGGTTCATATTTATCTAAAGACCTCTCAAGGAAAGCAAAAAGGTGGGCTGTGCGATTTGCGAGACTTCATCGATAACCATATCTTGAAGTTTAACAACTGGCAGAGATGTGTCAAAGAGTGTAACCCCATACAAGACGTGCTC TCCCTCCTATCCCAATGGAACAACATGCCAAGTCGAGCAAGTTACTACTTCGCCTTTCACTCGGACAATATTCCCGATTGCCTGATGAACATCGAAGACCCTAACGACCAAATAGAGATCCTCTTGGCGGCGCAATTATCCAGGATATTCTGCCGTAAACTCGAAGTGGACGGCTACAGAGCTCTGCAGTGCATTCTCAACAAGAACAAATGGGACGACACCCCGTACGACTCCTTTCTCAAATTCGTCCTCCAGCTCGGGCGCATACTCGTCAGTCTTCGCTGGAGGGTGTCGTGGTGGGAGCTGCTCGGCGACGGTGGGCTGAAGCCGGATATTAACAAGGAACGATATGAAGACCGGGTGCGAAATCTGTGCAAAGTCTTGTACTTTTATTACACATCTGTCAAACTCAAGCTGCCATCGTGGATGGCACCGGATCAACTGGATGGCGTTTGGTCTACGTATGCGGATGCCAATAAGGTGTGGGATGATTTCCCCTCGATGGCCACCGCCGAGGGGTTTGAGGCATGGATGGCGAGAGGAAAGCAGCTCATCAAAGAGGCTGGGGTACGGAATGGTATTCCGAGTATATGA
- a CDS encoding uncharacterized protein (EggNog:ENOG410PHBU~COG:S~BUSCO:8978at33183) — protein MSKKSVPTDAELLAQFDDLNVGEGTVDNSSSTEPQGAPEQDVLAELQNLASQRPASRPSTPQSKRTSTNTPPADRTSDEKTSSRKSGDSTRPYHMSMTPADTTSSEAGSTPITPDPQAKGSGGGWWGGFFATASAAMKQAEAAVKEIQKNEEAQKWAEHVRGNVGMLKGLGGELKTLALPTFTSFIHTLAPPISSHERLQIHITHDLRGYPSLDSLIYNVFARVMAQVEGGDLLVVQRGQESGPRRGPESGASLKPTAGWNDGPWWRYVSPKQPRSISAIKGAVVATKLARASAEAYANEFYAARGGVEEAARQASEILSESNPVRNSDIFLSIQALSQPVSSELFQAGPSGESEPTSEVVEPKADIEEEISFAVYLHDPVHGIAFHTISQSIPQRWIEWLDASAPETDTDDSSEAAQFFVPEAIAEIIESGGVDPREWVAEWVEDALTLGVGVIAQRYVARRMGVGEGGVGKGKMKVEQATVVESGAGEAARAI, from the exons ATGTCAAAAAAGTCTGTCCCAACTGACGCGGAGCTGCTTGCCCAGTTTGACGACTTAAATGTCGGCGAAGGGACTGTGGACAATAGCTCATCTACGGAGCCGCAGGGAGCTCCAGAGCAGGATGTCCTGGCCGaacttcaaaatctagcATCTCAGAGACCAGCCAGCCGACCGTCCACGCCACAGTCAAAGCGTACGTCAACCAACACTCCGCCAGCCGATAGAACGAGCGACGAGAAAACCTCATCTAGAAAGTCAGGCGACAGTACAAGACCATATCATATGAGTATGACACCGGCAGACACAACTTCGTCCGAAGCTGGGTCCACTCCCATTACCCCAGATCCTCAAGCTAAAGGAAGCGGAGGAGGATGGTGGGGTGGCTTTTTCGCAACCGCCAGTGCAGCAATGAAGCAGGCGGAGGCTGCTGTGAAggagattcagaagaatgaagaagctcagaAATGGGCAGAGCATGTTCGGGGGAATGTTGGTATGCTTAAAGGCTTAG GCGGAGAATTGAAAACCCTCGCATTACCCACATTTACCTCCTTTATCCACACGTTGGCGCCCCCGATTTCGTCCCACGAACGACTTCAGATTCACATCACCCACGATCTCCGCGGATACCCTTCCCTCGACTCTCTGATTTACAATGTATTTGCGAGAGTAATGGCACAAGTTGAAGGTGGTGATCTCCTTGTTGTTCAGCGTGGTCAAGAATCAGGACCAAGGCGAGGTCCGGAATCTGGTGCATCCCTAAAACCCACTGCTGGCTGGAATGATGGACCATGGTGGCGCTACGTGTCTCCCAAACAGCCTCGTTCTATTTCTGCCATAAAGGGTGCGGTGGTGGCTACAAAACTTGCCCGGGCCAGCGCAGAGGCGTATGCAAATGAGTTCTACGCCGCTCGTGGCGGTGTGGAAGAGGCTGCAAGACAGGCATCCGAAATCTTGTCAGAGTCCAATCCTGTTCGCAACAGTGATATCTTCCTTTCTATCCAAGCTCTAAGTCAACCTGTATCCTCTGAGCTATTCCAGGCAGGGCCTAGCGGCGAATCCGAACCCACATCTGAGGTAGTGGAGCCAAAGGCTGATATCGAGGAAGAAATCTCGTTCGCCGTGTATCTCCATGATCCGGTGCACGGAATTGCATTCCATACCATCTCGCAGTCCATCCCACAGAGATGGATTGAGTGGCTTGATGCCTCCGCGCCGGAAACGGACACTGACGATTCTTCGGAGGCCGCCCAGTTCTTTGTTCCCGAAGCTATTGCAGAAATCATCGAGAGCGGCGGAGTCGACCCCCGCGAGTGGGTGGCAGAGTGGGTCGAGGATGCGCTTACTCTGGGAGTTGGTGTTATTGCACAACGTTATGTCGCCCGTAGAATGGGCGTGGGTGAAGGCGGGGTCGGCAAGGGCAAGATGAAAGTCGAGCAGGCCACCGTCGTAGAGAGCGGAGCAGGTGAAGCAGCAAGGGCTATCTGA